The Geitlerinema sp. PCC 9228 genome segment CTTTGAGAAAGCGGCTTTTTCCCCGTATGGACACCACAATGGGGACAAATTTGACTGGTCTGTTTGGCCTCTACTGCAGGCTTAGTATTTACCACGCTTAAAACACACCGCCGAAGCATTTGCTGCAAAACTTGCGATTGGGGGATTTTTAATTGGGGATGGTCTTTCTTGGCTGGTGTTAATGTCTGGCACTGACTGGCAGAGGTAGGGCGAGGGGGATCGGCAGGAATGATGTACTCGCCTCCCAGACGACAGGCGTTGACAGGCGATTTTCGGGATTTGAGCCCATCTTCGCGTTCTCTCAGCCCATCATTGCCAACTTGCCGACAGATTTCCCACCACGACTCCATCATTTGAGCCTGGCGGGATGTCGGCTTGAGTTGAAATTCATAGCTGAGAGTCAACATGATTGATGTACGAAAATAGATTTATGAAATTTCGCCTGCTTTTTTAGATTCTAGCACCTCAACTTGATTTTAACGGTGACTAAAGCCGCACGGGTCGCTTTTCATCCCTGCGCGTGAAAAGTCAGGGCTTTCAAGCTTCCGATTCATGCGGTAAACTGCTGAAAATAGAAAACTTCACCAAATCAATTTATTCAACCAAAGTAAAACATCCCTTTAACTGTTCCTTGCGAGCGCGACCTGCCCAATAATGAGCTTTTCGTAAGGGTTCTGGCAATTTTGTCTTCCCCAAAACCTGACGAACAAACGCCAAAGCACCAACACAATCCAAACGATGTCCCGGAGAAACATAAACTGGCTTCACATGCGTGCGAGAACGAAACCGCCAACCCACTTGCTGTTTTTGTCCGCAAACTTCGCCAAATAAAGACACCGCTGCCCCTTTTTTATCATCTAACTCGCCCCTTGCCTTCCCATACAACCAACTTTTCGCTACCCCAATCGCTGGCATATCCAAATAAACACCTAAATGAGCTGCAATCCCCAAACTGCGGGGATGGGCAATGCCCTGGCCGTCTACCAACAACAATTGCCACCGCGGCGACAGTTCTGCCAATGCTGCCAAATATACCGGTGCTTCCCGAAAAGATAAAAAACCCGGTACATAGGGAAACACTTCATCTCCCGGAATGCGAGCAATCCCGACTTCGACAGCTTCTTGCCTCTCCATATCCCACAACACCGCCGCCGCCACGAGGTCTTCTCCTTGTTTGATGGAAGCATCCAATGCCGCTATATGAGTTATATGCTCTGTATCTCCCGCTAAAATAAGCTTTTGGGCGAGTTCCGTTTGCAAGCGTTGGGCAGTTTCTAAATTTTCCGGTACGGGGAAATTGGCAACAAGATGAGTGTCCATTGGGATTGCAGTTAGAAATAGAAACAGTTGAAAATTTATTGGGAAAAATTGGAGCAGGCACGGGAGACTGGGGCAGAAAAGCATTGCCTACAACAGTTTTTATACCATGATACTCCCAGACTTCCATGCCTCCATGCTCGGGTCCCCTCAATGAGATACAGCCATCTGCTGGGGTTGAGAAAGATTGAAGGCAGCATGAATCGCTTGCAAGGCTTTGACACCTTGTTCGGCATCGACCACGCAACTGATTTTTATCTCCGATGTGGAAATCATTTGGATATTGATCCCTGAGGATGCTAAGACGGAAAACATTTTGGCAGCAACGCCGGGATGTCCCACCATACCGGAACCTACTACGCTGACTTTAGCGATCGCGCGATTGACCACAACTTCCCCATAAGCCACCGTCGATGCCAAATCCGCCAACACGGCTTGTGCTTCTTCCAAATCGGCTTCCGGCAAAGTAAAAGCAATATCCCGTCGCGGCAAACCATCCACCACCCGACAGCGTTGGGATTGAATAATCGTATCGACACAAATCCCTTTTTCTGCCAGGGTTTGGAAAATTTTCGCCGCCATCCCCGGTCGGTCGGGAACGCCAATAATTCCCAAACTGGCTTGTTTCATATCCAACGCTGCCCCCCGTACCGCTGGTTGTTCCTGCATGGGAACGTGGGAGAGGGCAACCGGCGACGAATCCAATTCAAAGGTTTCGCATAGAACTTCAATGGCGCGATCGCACTGTTCGGCATCGATAACGCAGCTCACTTTCACCTCGGAAGTAGAAATCATCTGAATGTTAATGCCTACCGAAGACAACGCCGTAAACATCCGCGCCGCCACCCCCGGGCGTCCGATGATTCCTGCCCCAGCAATGCCCACTTTGGCCACCTGCGGGTCCACCATCACTTCTGCTTCTTGGGAATTTTGCGGTTCGCTACGTAATACCGGGGCAATGGCGTGAGCGACAGATTCCGCTCGCTTGAGCATTTCCTGACCGACGGTAAAAGCAATATCATTGGTGTTGCCTTCGTGGATAGATTGAATAATTAGATCCACATCAATTTCCTGCCGGCCAATTTCGCCAAACATGCGCGCTGCAATCCCCGGGCGATCGCCCACCCGCAGCAAGGCCACTTTTGCCTGATCGGTGTCAAATTCCACCGCATCCACCGGGTGAACCAGTTCCAACCCCTGCAACACTCTCGGGGTATGTGCCGGCGAAATGACCTTGGTTCCCGGATCCTCCGTCCAACTGGAACGTACCACCAACGGGACCCCATAGTTGCGGGCAATTTCCACCGCCCGCGGATGCAGTACTTTAGCCCCCAAACTCGCCAGTTCCAGCATTTCGTCGCAGGTAATTTCGGACATGAGCTGGGCATCGCTAACATGGCGGGGGTCGGCGGTTAAAATCCCCGGTACGTCGGTGTAGATTTCGCAGGTATCTGCCGGTAAGGCTGCCGCCAGGGCAACAGCTGTGGTGTCGGAACCGCCCCTACCGAGGGTGGTAATTTCTAAATTATCGCGATCGCTAACCCCTTGGAAACCAGCCACCACCACCACTTTGCCTTTATCCAAATGTTGCTGTAGCCGTTGGGTATCGATTTGCAAAATCCGCGCGCGGGTATGTTCGGCTTCGGTAACAATGCCCACCTGCGCCCCCGTGAGGGAAACCGCTTCGGTGCCCAGTTCGTGCAGGGCCATGCTCATCAAAGCAATGGAAACCTGTTCGCCGGTACTCAACAGCATGTCCATTTCCCGACGGCTGGGGGTTGAGGTGATTTGATGGGCTAAATCCACCAGTTGGTTGGTGGTTTTGCCCATGGCAGAAACCACCACCACCACGGAATGACCGGCGCGCGCTGTTTGGTCGATGCGTTGGGCTACGGCTTGGATTCTCTCTACCGACCCCACGGAGGTACCACCGTATTTTTGTACAATTACCGCCATCGCTTCTATTGGGTTCCTTCTGTCGCAAACCTCTTATCCTAACCTCTCCAAGATAGCAAAGCACCATCGAATTCGTTTATTGGTTGTTCTTTCTCTGCGATCGCTAATGTGGGCACCCCTTGAAAAAATTAAAAATCTTTAAGATGTTCTCAATTTTTGAAACTTGTGGTATAATAGGCAGCTATGTAAAGGAGGGAAGCTGCTCTCGAAAAGGGGAAGATTTTGCGGTCACCTCAACCCAAATATCTAAACTACCCCAAAATATTTCCTACGAACCGGGAAAAAACTACATAGGAAAGCTCGCGGTTGTCTAGTTCCCCCTTGACAAACAACACCAACAACCCCGACAAATAACCAAAGATTCTGAAACTAGCCAACAGAAAATTTCGTCAGCACCCCCGGCTGAAGCACGGGGGCTTCTGTGCCTCCAGCCTCAGGTAGCTGACCAGCCCTTCGCCCTTTGGGGCTAGGTTTTTCAGGTCATGGTACCTACAAATGCTTTCGGTGTTGGTCGCCCTGCCGTTAACGGTTCAACCGCCCTACAATGGGGAAAGCAGTGCCGTTAGCTCGACCAGCCCGAAAAACATGGGCGAGGAAAATATGACCCTGTGCAGAGTAGGCGATTCCGGCTAGAACCCCGAAAGAGCGGAAACTGCACCTCTTTTCGCTCTCGGTGGATGTGGAGAAGGCGACTAAAGTCGCCGTTCGTTTTTCCTCCCTGCGCTAAAGCGACAGGGCTGCCAAACGTATCGAAGATTTTCCGTGAAATACTTTTTTTTAACCGAGGGATGGACAGTAGGACGTATCTGGGGCGTAAATGGTTTGTGGAATGAGATCTCCTGGCGGCGCAAGCCAGATATTCAACGCCTCTCCATTTGCCTGGTGGAAAAACAAGAAGTCATGTGGCTTTATCGAGTGGAAGATGAAGTCATGATGGTAGAAGTCAAACCGTTAGAAGAAGCCGACCAAGAACGGCCTTTTGCCCAAGTTGTCTTAAAACGGCTGATGGATGCCGACCAGGTGCTCGAACGTTTGTCCACCGTAGCAGCTATTTGTCAAATGCCCTCAGCTCAAAACGCCAACCATCATAATTCCTAGTTTTCGGGAGCTAGCACCCGGGAAGTCGGACTACAATAGACCCCAAACCGAGCCGGTCAAAGTTGGTTCGTTTGCTCCTGCGGAAGCGATCTGAAATGGGGGCGGCAAAATTGCCATGGCTGTCACC includes the following:
- a CDS encoding helix-turn-helix domain-containing protein, with amino-acid sequence MLTLSYEFQLKPTSRQAQMMESWWEICRQVGNDGLREREDGLKSRKSPVNACRLGGEYIIPADPPRPTSASQCQTLTPAKKDHPQLKIPQSQVLQQMLRRCVLSVVNTKPAVEAKQTSQICPHCGVHTGKKPLSQ
- a CDS encoding endonuclease V — encoded protein: MDTHLVANFPVPENLETAQRLQTELAQKLILAGDTEHITHIAALDASIKQGEDLVAAAVLWDMERQEAVEVGIARIPGDEVFPYVPGFLSFREAPVYLAALAELSPRWQLLLVDGQGIAHPRSLGIAAHLGVYLDMPAIGVAKSWLYGKARGELDDKKGAAVSLFGEVCGQKQQVGWRFRSRTHVKPVYVSPGHRLDCVGALAFVRQVLGKTKLPEPLRKAHYWAGRARKEQLKGCFTLVE
- a CDS encoding aspartate kinase produces the protein MAVIVQKYGGTSVGSVERIQAVAQRIDQTARAGHSVVVVVSAMGKTTNQLVDLAHQITSTPSRREMDMLLSTGEQVSIALMSMALHELGTEAVSLTGAQVGIVTEAEHTRARILQIDTQRLQQHLDKGKVVVVAGFQGVSDRDNLEITTLGRGGSDTTAVALAAALPADTCEIYTDVPGILTADPRHVSDAQLMSEITCDEMLELASLGAKVLHPRAVEIARNYGVPLVVRSSWTEDPGTKVISPAHTPRVLQGLELVHPVDAVEFDTDQAKVALLRVGDRPGIAARMFGEIGRQEIDVDLIIQSIHEGNTNDIAFTVGQEMLKRAESVAHAIAPVLRSEPQNSQEAEVMVDPQVAKVGIAGAGIIGRPGVAARMFTALSSVGINIQMISTSEVKVSCVIDAEQCDRAIEVLCETFELDSSPVALSHVPMQEQPAVRGAALDMKQASLGIIGVPDRPGMAAKIFQTLAEKGICVDTIIQSQRCRVVDGLPRRDIAFTLPEADLEEAQAVLADLASTVAYGEVVVNRAIAKVSVVGSGMVGHPGVAAKMFSVLASSGINIQMISTSEIKISCVVDAEQGVKALQAIHAAFNLSQPQQMAVSH